In one window of Campylobacter coli DNA:
- the grpE gene encoding nucleotide exchange factor GrpE, with amino-acid sequence MSEQKQEFENENAQNSENLQDDLQDSEESETNELQKELDELKDKYMRANAEFENIKKRMEKEKLSAMAYANESFAKDLLDVLDALEAAVNVECQDEISLKIKEGVQNTLDLFLKKLEKHGVALIKDEKEFDPNLHEAMFHVDSENHQSGEVVQVLQKGYKIADRVIRPTKVSVAK; translated from the coding sequence ATGAGCGAACAAAAGCAAGAATTTGAAAACGAAAATGCGCAAAATTCTGAAAATTTGCAGGATGATTTGCAAGATAGCGAAGAAAGTGAAACAAATGAATTACAAAAAGAATTAGATGAATTAAAAGATAAATATATGCGTGCAAACGCTGAATTTGAAAATATCAAAAAAAGAATGGAAAAAGAAAAGCTAAGTGCTATGGCTTATGCAAATGAAAGCTTTGCTAAAGATTTGCTTGATGTTTTAGATGCTTTAGAAGCTGCTGTTAATGTAGAATGCCAAGATGAGATTAGCTTGAAAATCAAAGAAGGAGTACAAAACACTTTAGATTTATTTCTTAAAAAACTTGAAAAACATGGAGTGGCTCTTATCAAAGATGAAAAAGAGTTTGATCCTAATTTACATGAAGCGATGTTTCATGTAGATAGTGAAAATCATCAAAGTGGTGAAGTGGTTCAAGTGCTTCAAAAAGGTTATAAAATAGCCGATCGCGTGATCCGCCCAACCAAAGTTAGTGTAGCAAAATAA
- a CDS encoding HrcA family transcriptional regulator, giving the protein MMKSRDKKNLILESIIQTYLLDNAPIGSNELNSNLCIPASTIRVYLKRLSDEGLITQLHISGGRIPTILTMQNYWQNFWEKEQDKNIHIKNESFLKELSKEFEIYCLVYGGRSLVLKEVLDLNAKFIVLDFKDEELVLKYEKEAWNFLQSLIGLDLSSIEKIAFKVHFVELAEKIASLRQNLICYRSNEERAYQIYQNDEFVKLLDCQIHRHFKESLEFEPLFKEGFMGIKVDAQFLGEDVNIILAGSVYTDYKKILQYIKEAA; this is encoded by the coding sequence ATGATGAAAAGTCGAGATAAAAAGAATTTGATTTTAGAGTCTATTATCCAAACTTATCTTTTGGATAATGCACCTATTGGTTCTAATGAATTAAATTCAAATCTTTGCATACCCGCTTCAACTATACGCGTTTATCTTAAAAGACTTAGCGATGAGGGTTTGATCACTCAGCTTCACATAAGCGGTGGCAGAATTCCTACTATTTTAACGATGCAAAATTATTGGCAAAATTTTTGGGAAAAAGAGCAAGATAAAAACATTCATATCAAAAATGAAAGCTTTTTAAAGGAACTAAGCAAGGAATTTGAAATTTATTGTCTTGTTTATGGAGGTAGAAGTTTGGTACTTAAAGAAGTGTTAGATCTTAACGCTAAGTTTATAGTGCTTGATTTTAAAGATGAAGAACTGGTTTTAAAATACGAAAAAGAAGCGTGGAATTTTCTACAAAGTCTTATAGGACTTGATCTTTCTAGTATAGAAAAAATAGCCTTTAAAGTTCATTTTGTAGAGCTTGCAGAAAAGATAGCAAGTCTAAGACAAAATCTGATTTGTTATAGAAGTAATGAAGAAAGAGCTTACCAAATTTATCAAAACGATGAATTTGTTAAGCTCTTGGATTGTCAAATCCATCGTCATTTTAAGGAAAGTCTTGAATTTGAACCCTTGTTTAAAGAGGGTTTTATGGGGATTAAGGTGGATGCGCAGTTTTTGGGCGAGGATGTAAATATTATCCTAGCGGGTAGTGTTTATACGGATTATAAAAAAATATTACAATACATAAAGGAGGCAGCATGA
- the cfrA gene encoding TonB-dependent ferric enterobactin receptor CfrA, with protein sequence MKKLCLSVCAIGLLASNAISQNVELDSSIVSASGFAQDIKEAPATINVISKKELQSKPYRDVAEAIADIPGVDLYASKGKTGSYNITMRGITGYTLVLIDGRRQGIGGEVGPNGFNEISNSFLPPISSIERIEVIKGPMSTLYGSEALGGVVNIITKKVSDKWETSVSLDALLNENKDWGNTYGTGIYSSGPLMNDKLGLTLRFREFYRQQSNVEFTNGSGQRVQGDQAQSPTKANNFNIGTRVSYLANDYNTFIFDIDFSRNHYDNKQGQLGTITRPGSAQGSLTGGYADIMEVDKFVTYLSHEGVYENFSITSGLQYNRVSNDGREVVGQATQPFLGENRDIVAEDIILDTKSVIPLGQSHILSAGGEYRLEKMQDKIASPTNFDQYLLAIFAEDEYSIKDDLRLTFGARYNHHEIFGNNVSPRAYVVYNPTNELTFKGGVSTGFRTPYANRLINGTYNYNGQGRFPIYGNPDLKEETSLNYEIAAIYNNDLFYVSATGFLTNFKDKISSQSYNNGTMIPGIGACDADRCSRAINHGKVEYKGVELGAGISPLDNLNVNFAYTYLDTEVKEAQDRSVIGKPEQDSLKHNIMLKTEYSFYNKFTPWIKGEWQIDRYMGDTNINREYYKDIFLASMGVRYDINKQWSINAAIYNLFDKSFTNGWESYANGSDNTWVNTYNRIEEGRRMYISINGSF encoded by the coding sequence ATGAAGAAATTATGTCTATCAGTTTGTGCTATTGGCCTCTTAGCTTCCAATGCTATATCACAAAATGTAGAGCTAGACAGTTCGATCGTTAGTGCTTCAGGGTTTGCTCAAGATATTAAAGAAGCTCCTGCTACTATCAATGTTATCAGCAAAAAAGAATTACAAAGTAAGCCTTATAGAGATGTCGCAGAAGCTATTGCAGATATCCCGGGTGTTGATTTATATGCTAGCAAGGGAAAAACAGGTTCTTATAATATTACTATGAGGGGTATTACTGGATATACTTTGGTTTTGATTGATGGACGCCGCCAGGGTATTGGTGGAGAGGTTGGTCCTAATGGTTTTAATGAAATTTCAAATTCTTTCTTACCGCCAATTTCTAGCATAGAAAGAATAGAAGTTATAAAAGGTCCTATGAGTACTTTATATGGCTCCGAAGCTTTAGGCGGGGTGGTAAATATCATTACTAAAAAAGTGAGTGATAAATGGGAAACTTCTGTAAGTTTGGATGCTCTTTTAAATGAAAATAAAGATTGGGGCAATACTTATGGGACAGGTATTTATTCTAGTGGTCCTTTAATGAATGATAAATTAGGTCTAACACTTCGTTTTAGAGAATTTTATAGACAGCAATCTAATGTTGAATTTACAAATGGAAGTGGGCAAAGAGTTCAAGGGGATCAAGCTCAAAGTCCTACAAAGGCAAATAATTTTAACATAGGAACAAGAGTTAGTTATTTGGCTAATGATTACAATACTTTTATATTTGATATAGATTTTTCAAGAAATCATTACGACAACAAACAAGGTCAATTAGGAACCATCACAAGACCAGGTAGTGCACAAGGTAGCTTAACGGGTGGTTATGCAGATATTATGGAAGTTGATAAATTTGTGACTTATTTAAGCCATGAAGGTGTTTATGAAAACTTTTCTATCACTTCTGGTTTGCAATATAATAGAGTGAGCAATGATGGCCGCGAAGTCGTAGGGCAAGCTACACAGCCGTTTTTGGGAGAAAATAGAGATATAGTCGCAGAAGATATTATCTTAGATACAAAATCTGTCATTCCTTTAGGACAAAGTCATATTTTGAGTGCAGGTGGTGAGTATAGACTTGAAAAAATGCAAGATAAAATAGCTAGTCCTACTAATTTTGATCAGTATTTATTGGCAATTTTTGCAGAGGATGAGTATAGTATAAAAGATGATTTAAGACTTACTTTTGGAGCAAGATATAATCATCATGAAATTTTTGGAAACAATGTTTCGCCAAGAGCTTATGTGGTTTATAATCCTACCAATGAGCTTACTTTCAAAGGCGGTGTATCTACAGGCTTTAGAACCCCTTATGCAAATCGTTTGATAAATGGGACTTATAATTATAATGGTCAAGGTAGATTTCCTATATATGGAAATCCTGATTTAAAAGAAGAGACATCTTTAAACTATGAAATAGCAGCTATTTATAATAATGATTTATTTTATGTTTCAGCAACAGGTTTTTTAACGAATTTTAAAGATAAAATTTCAAGTCAAAGTTATAACAATGGCACTATGATTCCAGGTATTGGCGCTTGTGATGCTGATAGATGTTCTAGAGCAATCAATCATGGCAAGGTTGAATACAAAGGTGTAGAACTTGGAGCAGGGATAAGCCCTCTTGATAATTTAAATGTAAATTTTGCTTATACTTATCTTGATACTGAAGTTAAAGAAGCGCAAGATAGAAGTGTGATAGGTAAACCTGAACAAGATAGTTTAAAACACAATATCATGTTAAAAACCGAATACAGCTTCTATAATAAATTCACTCCTTGGATAAAAGGCGAGTGGCAAATAGATCGCTATATGGGTGATACTAATATCAATAGAGAATATTACAAGGATATCTTTTTAGCTTCTATGGGTGTGCGTTATGATATCAATAAACAATGGAGTATCAATGCGGCTATTTATAATCTTTTTGACAAAAGCTTTACAAATGGCTGGGAATCTTATGCAAATGGGAGTGATAACACTTGGGTAAATACTTATAACCGCATAGAAGAAGGAAGAAGAATGTATATTTCTATCAATGGTAGCTTTTAA
- a CDS encoding energy transducer TonB, with protein MRMFISNHKNQSSLITLFVFTPLFFVFLYSKNFLHIQPNDVIKENKFNMAIKHFVQNSSDIKPTQPTQTIQEPSNILPKEPVQEIIKKTKPRKEKPIIKPKKIIPPTNAKAISQPKKDTSSQQPITQQQAPQTNSYQSVSLTSNSELLKEIKSAIDEALIYPRQARKMRMSGEVLVEFTWTKEKKLENLKILKPSKYDFLNKSALETIRVASKKFPQYEKTFHIKIPLVYKLS; from the coding sequence ATGAGAATGTTTATAAGTAATCATAAAAACCAATCTTCTCTTATTACTTTATTTGTTTTTACACCTTTATTTTTTGTTTTTCTTTATTCTAAAAATTTTTTACACATACAGCCTAATGACGTTATTAAAGAAAATAAATTTAATATGGCAATAAAACATTTTGTACAAAATTCCTCCGATATAAAACCGACACAGCCAACACAAACCATACAAGAACCTTCCAATATACTACCTAAAGAACCTGTGCAAGAAATAATCAAAAAAACAAAACCAAGAAAAGAAAAACCCATCATTAAACCTAAAAAAATAATCCCTCCAACAAATGCAAAGGCAATAAGTCAACCCAAAAAAGATACAAGCTCACAACAACCAATCACGCAGCAACAAGCCCCACAAACCAACTCTTATCAAAGTGTATCTTTAACTAGCAATAGCGAGCTTTTAAAAGAAATAAAATCAGCAATTGATGAAGCCTTAATCTACCCTAGACAAGCTAGAAAAATGCGTATGAGCGGGGAAGTTCTTGTAGAATTTACTTGGACAAAAGAAAAGAAATTAGAAAATTTAAAGATACTTAAACCTTCAAAATATGATTTCCTAAATAAAAGTGCCTTAGAAACCATACGCGTAGCTTCTAAAAAATTTCCACAATATGAAAAAACTTTCCATATAAAAATACCCTTGGTTTATAAATTAAGCTAG
- a CDS encoding basic amino acid ABC transporter substrate-binding protein gives MKKFLTAFLVAFTGLFLVACQNTKTENNASNEANTTLTLKVGTAPNYKPFNYKQDSKLTGFDTDLVEEIAQKNGIEIVWVETNFDGLIPALKAGKIDMIASAMSATDERRQSVDFTKPYYMSKNLYIKLKNNEALQTKTDLEGKKIGVQLGTLQENTAKTIKDAQIQSNKDLNIAVLALKNNKIDAIVADEDTAKGFLAENSDLVSFYQETDGGEGFSFAFDKDKQKEVIEIFNEGIDEAKASGFYDNLIKKYELE, from the coding sequence ATGAAAAAGTTTTTAACCGCTTTCTTAGTTGCCTTCACGGGCTTATTTTTAGTAGCTTGCCAAAACACCAAAACAGAAAATAATGCAAGCAATGAAGCTAATACCACACTCACTTTAAAGGTTGGGACTGCTCCAAATTACAAACCTTTTAATTATAAGCAAGATTCTAAACTTACGGGTTTTGATACTGATTTGGTTGAAGAAATTGCTCAAAAAAATGGTATTGAAATTGTTTGGGTTGAAACTAATTTTGATGGATTGATCCCTGCTTTAAAGGCGGGCAAGATCGATATGATCGCTTCAGCTATGAGTGCTACAGATGAAAGAAGACAAAGTGTAGATTTTACAAAACCTTATTATATGAGTAAAAATCTTTATATTAAACTTAAAAATAATGAAGCTCTTCAAACAAAAACTGATCTAGAAGGTAAAAAAATAGGAGTTCAGTTAGGAACTTTGCAAGAAAATACAGCAAAGACTATCAAAGATGCACAAATTCAAAGTAATAAGGATTTGAATATAGCTGTTTTAGCACTAAAAAATAATAAAATCGACGCTATTGTTGCCGATGAGGATACTGCTAAAGGCTTTTTGGCTGAAAATTCTGATTTAGTAAGCTTTTATCAAGAAACAGATGGTGGCGAAGGTTTTAGTTTTGCTTTTGATAAAGATAAACAAAAAGAAGTTATAGAAATATTTAATGAAGGTATAGATGAAGCAAAGGCTAGTGGATTTTATGATAATCTTATAAAAAAATACGAACTAGAATAA
- the corA gene encoding magnesium/cobalt transporter CorA, translating to MLYIYIKTQNALVQRINFNLDNQELPQNILWIDLLHPSAAEIAFISNEFNLEFPTKEEREEIELSAKYWEDNATITINAHFLIREFKNDNEEQNSIKLRTEIVTFATAKNILFTIRYNEFSTFEEIQARILASPKNFEDGFDIIDKMFEVRVEKDADLLEWIDKEARRLRTTVLEKKDEYSYDEMLKDISSLQELNMRVRDSLFDKRRAMTSLLKSDKIDRDIKQNLTIVLKDLNSLVEFSVSQLNVLDNIQTILASQVNIEQNKIIKLFTVATVAMMPPTLIGTIYGMNFKFMPELELHYAYPIVLAVMIISIIVPVIVFKKKGWL from the coding sequence ATGCTTTACATTTACATAAAAACACAAAATGCCTTAGTGCAAAGAATTAATTTTAATCTTGATAATCAAGAATTACCGCAAAATATCTTATGGATTGATTTGCTTCATCCAAGCGCGGCAGAAATTGCCTTTATATCAAATGAATTTAATCTTGAATTTCCAACAAAGGAAGAGAGAGAAGAAATAGAACTTAGCGCAAAGTACTGGGAGGATAATGCTACTATAACTATCAATGCTCATTTTTTGATTCGAGAATTTAAGAATGATAACGAAGAGCAAAACTCAATTAAGCTTCGCACTGAAATTGTAACTTTTGCAACAGCTAAAAATATTTTATTTACAATAAGATATAATGAATTTAGCACCTTTGAAGAAATTCAAGCAAGGATATTAGCAAGTCCAAAGAATTTTGAAGATGGTTTTGATATTATCGATAAAATGTTTGAAGTACGAGTTGAAAAAGATGCGGATTTGCTCGAGTGGATAGATAAAGAAGCAAGACGCTTAAGAACAACTGTTTTAGAGAAAAAAGATGAGTATAGTTATGATGAGATGTTAAAAGATATCTCAAGTTTACAAGAACTTAATATGCGAGTTAGAGATTCTTTATTTGATAAACGTCGTGCTATGACTTCCTTACTGAAAAGTGATAAAATCGATAGGGATATAAAACAAAATTTAACTATAGTTTTAAAAGACTTGAATTCTTTAGTTGAATTTAGTGTTTCACAACTTAATGTTCTAGATAATATTCAAACCATTCTAGCAAGTCAAGTTAACATAGAGCAAAATAAAATCATCAAACTTTTTACCGTTGCAACTGTTGCCATGATGCCCCCTACTCTCATAGGAACAATTTATGGTATGAACTTTAAATTTATGCCTGAACTTGAGCTTCACTATGCTTATCCTATAGTGCTTGCAGTGATGATAATTTCTATCATTGTACCTGTTATTGTTTTTAAGAAAAAGGGTTGGCTATAA
- the mog gene encoding molybdopterin adenylyltransferase, which translates to MDIIKIGILTLSDRASSGVYEDKATAEVERTLNSYIKNEIIYFKELIPDDYDLIIKKLLYLADEKECDLIITSGGTGPALRDVTPEATEAVCDKLMPGFGELMRLESLKFVPTAILSRQTAGIRNKSFIINLPGNPKAIAECLEPVFPAIPYCIDLIGGAYIEGNDEVIQVFRPKKKCQN; encoded by the coding sequence ATGGATATCATTAAAATAGGAATTTTAACCTTAAGCGATAGGGCAAGTAGTGGAGTATATGAAGATAAAGCCACTGCTGAAGTTGAAAGAACTCTAAATTCATATATTAAAAATGAAATCATCTATTTTAAAGAACTTATACCGGATGATTATGATTTGATTATTAAAAAATTACTTTATCTAGCAGATGAGAAAGAATGTGACTTAATAATCACTAGCGGCGGAACAGGACCAGCACTTCGTGATGTAACACCAGAAGCTACAGAAGCAGTATGCGATAAATTAATGCCAGGTTTTGGAGAACTCATGCGTTTAGAAAGCTTAAAATTCGTACCCACAGCTATACTTTCAAGACAAACAGCAGGAATTCGCAACAAATCTTTTATCATCAATCTACCTGGCAATCCTAAAGCCATAGCAGAATGCCTAGAGCCTGTATTTCCTGCAATACCTTATTGCATCGATTTAATAGGGGGAGCTTATATAGAAGGAAATGATGAAGTGATTCAAGTCTTTAGACCTAAGAAAAAATGCCAAAATTAA
- a CDS encoding molybdenum cofactor biosynthesis protein: MFFKKKVPHRQNTRPKIPTNDIILDDRLYKFKNKIQKISKDEASVSLLARQLSRLIKANKF; the protein is encoded by the coding sequence ATGTTTTTCAAGAAAAAAGTTCCGCATAGACAAAATACAAGACCTAAAATTCCAACCAATGATATAATTTTAGACGATAGGCTTTATAAATTTAAAAATAAAATACAAAAAATAAGCAAGGATGAAGCATCAGTAAGCCTGCTTGCTAGGCAGTTAAGCAGGCTTATTAAAGCTAATAAGTTTTAA
- a CDS encoding M48 family metallopeptidase yields the protein MTLIAILCLYTALLSWISYNQIRFLEKEKDKQAQILSEEDYQNAADIAIENEKFKLFSNFYTLIINIAWIGFGFLYLKELLISENSRLENTLFLLAFLIITSILNLPLSIYENFVKDKAHGFSNMTLKLFIKDTIKSLILTLIFGFLILYALLFCYDFFGTFWWFAAFVFAFCVIVIINVIYPTLIAPIFNKMEKLEDENLLSKINDLMKRCGFNANGVYVIDASKRDKRLNAYFGGLFKSKRVVLFDTLLKALSERELLAVLGHELGHFVHKDIIKALINGAITMFLLFFIFAHLPDFAYLESHLEGVNGGVFALLFIFANIFSFIISPLINALSRKNEFAADQHGSKLTSKEDMKNALIALARENKAFIKTSKIYTFFYLSHPSISDRIKALS from the coding sequence ATGACTTTAATTGCAATTTTATGTCTTTATACAGCACTTTTATCTTGGATTTCTTATAATCAAATTCGCTTTTTAGAAAAAGAAAAAGACAAACAAGCTCAAATTTTAAGCGAGGAAGATTATCAAAACGCAGCCGATATTGCTATAGAAAATGAAAAATTCAAGCTTTTTTCAAATTTTTATACTCTGATTATTAATATCGCTTGGATAGGCTTTGGATTTCTCTACTTAAAAGAACTATTAATCAGCGAAAACTCTCGTCTTGAAAATACTCTATTTTTACTTGCTTTTTTAATTATCACAAGTATTTTAAATTTACCTTTAAGCATTTATGAAAATTTTGTTAAAGACAAAGCTCATGGTTTTTCAAATATGACTTTAAAACTTTTTATTAAAGACACTATAAAAAGTCTTATCTTAACTTTGATTTTTGGATTTTTAATCCTTTATGCCCTACTTTTTTGTTATGACTTTTTTGGCACTTTTTGGTGGTTTGCAGCTTTTGTTTTTGCTTTTTGTGTGATAGTGATTATAAATGTTATTTATCCTACTCTAATCGCTCCTATATTTAACAAAATGGAAAAATTAGAAGATGAGAATTTGCTAAGTAAAATCAACGATCTCATGAAGCGATGTGGATTTAATGCAAATGGGGTTTATGTGATTGATGCTAGTAAAAGAGATAAGCGTTTAAATGCTTATTTTGGTGGACTTTTTAAAAGCAAGAGAGTAGTACTTTTTGACACGCTTTTAAAAGCCTTAAGCGAGAGAGAACTCTTGGCAGTTTTAGGACATGAGCTTGGACATTTTGTCCACAAAGATATTATAAAAGCACTGATTAATGGAGCAATCACTATGTTTTTGCTTTTCTTTATTTTTGCTCATTTGCCTGATTTTGCATATCTAGAAAGTCATCTAGAAGGAGTTAATGGGGGTGTTTTTGCTCTTTTATTTATATTTGCAAATATTTTTAGCTTTATTATCTCTCCTTTAATAAATGCTTTGAGTAGAAAAAATGAATTTGCCGCGGATCAGCACGGAAGTAAGCTTACTAGCAAGGAAGATATGAAAAATGCACTCATAGCTTTAGCAAGAGAAAATAAAGCTTTTATTAAAACAAGTAAGATTTATACCTTTTTTTACCTTAGTCATCCAAGCATTAGCGATAGAATCAAGGCTCTTTCTTGA
- a CDS encoding HemK/PrmC family methyltransferase encodes MTIKNALIEAKSRLEKHENEALFILCEYLKKDRTWIFLNQDLEFDSKPYFELIKRFQSGEPFEYIFEKTDFWGLEFKVKKGVLIPRYDSEILLSQVLKICKNNNFQNILEIGFGSGILSIVLAKELGIKITACDINPKALQLALENAKLHKVEHLIDFKLYDFKQIKESYDFIFSNPPYIQNSYPIDLWVQNEPKEALFGGEKGYEILEEIITFSFERKVKFLACEFGYDQKAILKQILYQKNFQAEFFQDEQGYDRAFVAQFAKK; translated from the coding sequence TTGACCATAAAAAACGCTCTTATAGAAGCCAAATCTAGACTTGAAAAGCATGAAAATGAAGCCTTGTTTATACTTTGCGAATATCTAAAAAAAGATAGGACTTGGATTTTTTTAAATCAAGATCTAGAATTTGACTCTAAGCCCTATTTTGAACTTATCAAGCGCTTTCAATCAGGGGAGCCTTTTGAATACATCTTTGAAAAAACAGATTTTTGGGGCTTGGAATTTAAAGTAAAAAAAGGGGTTTTAATCCCACGTTATGATAGTGAAATTTTACTTTCACAAGTTCTTAAAATTTGCAAAAATAATAATTTTCAAAATATATTAGAAATAGGCTTTGGAAGCGGAATTTTAAGTATAGTTTTAGCTAAAGAATTGGGAATAAAAATTACAGCTTGTGATATCAACCCCAAAGCTTTACAACTGGCCTTAGAAAATGCTAAATTACACAAAGTTGAACATTTAATCGACTTTAAACTTTATGATTTTAAACAAATAAAAGAAAGTTATGATTTTATTTTTTCAAATCCTCCCTATATCCAAAATTCATACCCCATAGATCTTTGGGTACAAAACGAACCAAAAGAAGCTCTATTTGGAGGAGAAAAAGGATATGAAATTTTAGAAGAAATTATAACTTTCTCCTTTGAAAGAAAGGTTAAATTTTTAGCATGCGAATTTGGATATGATCAAAAAGCAATTTTAAAACAAATTTTATATCAAAAAAATTTTCAAGCTGAATTTTTTCAAGATGAACAAGGATATGATCGTGCTTTTGTCGCTCAATTTGCTAAAAAATAA
- a CDS encoding DUF4149 domain-containing protein, translated as MKAINLFLLAAMIGIELILGIVVAPVIFYPANFIGEGVLSHFQSGLMMTQIFIKMGYLLIFVSIFNLLFEIYSFIKEDMKFQIKFSKLILSILILILSLVFVLYFTNTIVELQNLGEQATKSQEFLSIHNASEVVIKIILLMQVFLYFLSFKIAKKC; from the coding sequence TTGAAAGCAATCAATCTATTTTTACTTGCAGCAATGATTGGCATAGAACTTATACTTGGCATAGTTGTTGCTCCGGTGATTTTTTACCCAGCTAACTTTATAGGCGAGGGAGTTTTAAGTCATTTTCAAAGCGGTTTAATGATGACTCAAATTTTCATTAAAATGGGGTATTTGTTAATTTTTGTTTCTATTTTCAACTTATTGTTTGAAATCTATTCTTTTATAAAGGAAGATATGAAATTTCAGATTAAATTCTCAAAACTAATACTTAGCATACTGATTTTAATCTTAAGCTTAGTATTTGTTTTATATTTTACAAATACCATTGTTGAGCTTCAAAATTTAGGCGAGCAAGCTACAAAAAGTCAAGAATTTCTTAGCATACATAATGCAAGCGAAGTGGTTATAAAAATTATTTTATTGATGCAAGTTTTTCTATATTTCTTAAGTTTTAAAATAGCAAAAAAATGCTAA
- the flaC gene encoding flagellin C, giving the protein MMISDASMMQQNYYLNNAQKASEKALENIAAVRAISGVDSANLAIADSLRSQSSTIDQGIANAYDAIGVLQIADASLTNISQSADRLNELSVKMNNAALSDSQKSMLRTEATRIQESINDSFNNATYNGKNVFQTMNFVVGSGTETTNLNPLATSGLSIDNQDSITSFMDQLGALRSEIGSGINAITSNINASVQNSINTKAAENNLLNNDMAKNVNDFNSNYLKENAAAFVAAQSNMQLQSKIASLLQ; this is encoded by the coding sequence ATGATGATCTCTGATGCAAGTATGATGCAGCAAAATTATTATCTAAACAATGCTCAAAAAGCTAGTGAAAAAGCTTTAGAAAACATTGCAGCTGTCCGTGCAATAAGTGGAGTTGATAGTGCTAATTTAGCTATTGCTGATTCTTTAAGATCTCAATCAAGCACTATAGATCAAGGCATTGCAAACGCCTATGATGCCATCGGTGTTTTACAAATTGCAGATGCAAGCCTTACAAATATTTCTCAAAGTGCTGATAGACTTAATGAACTCTCCGTAAAGATGAATAATGCGGCATTAAGCGATTCTCAAAAAAGTATGTTAAGAACAGAAGCAACACGCATACAAGAATCCATCAATGATTCTTTTAATAATGCTACTTATAATGGAAAAAATGTATTTCAAACTATGAATTTTGTAGTAGGAAGTGGAACTGAAACAACCAATTTAAATCCATTGGCAACTAGTGGTCTTAGCATAGATAATCAAGACAGCATTACAAGTTTTATGGATCAACTTGGTGCTTTAAGAAGTGAAATAGGTTCAGGTATTAATGCTATCACATCTAATATCAATGCTAGCGTACAAAATAGCATCAATACTAAAGCAGCTGAAAATAATTTGCTCAATAATGATATGGCAAAAAATGTCAATGATTTTAATAGCAATTACCTAAAAGAAAATGCAGCTGCTTTTGTTGCTGCACAATCTAATATGCAGCTTCAAAGCAAAATTGCTAGCTTATTGCAATGA
- a CDS encoding YggS family pyridoxal phosphate-dependent enzyme, with protein MTLEQILEKTKNIRLVAASKYVDANIIEKLFAQGITEFGENQVQALIQKKEILDKKDLNIKWHFIGTLQSNKINLLIKQKPMLWHSCNGLKIAKAMDKRLNYKLDTLLEINSANELSKSGLNPDQAIEEYLQIQEECPNLNLCGVMSIGSHSEEQKEIIKSFEITYKIYEKLQKHGAKICSMGMSNDFEIAIKCGSNMVRLGSILFKNLK; from the coding sequence ATGACTTTAGAACAAATTTTAGAAAAAACCAAAAATATCCGTCTTGTAGCAGCAAGCAAATATGTTGATGCAAATATTATCGAAAAACTTTTTGCTCAAGGAATCACAGAATTTGGAGAAAATCAAGTTCAAGCTTTAATACAAAAAAAAGAAATTCTTGATAAAAAAGATTTAAATATAAAATGGCATTTTATAGGAACGCTACAAAGCAATAAAATCAATCTTTTAATCAAGCAAAAACCAATGCTCTGGCATTCTTGTAATGGATTAAAAATAGCAAAAGCCATGGATAAAAGACTAAATTATAAACTAGATACCTTACTAGAAATCAATAGTGCCAATGAACTCAGCAAAAGTGGGCTTAATCCGGATCAAGCTATAGAAGAATATTTACAAATTCAAGAAGAATGTCCTAATTTAAATCTTTGCGGAGTTATGAGCATAGGCTCACACAGCGAAGAACAAAAAGAAATTATAAAAAGTTTTGAAATTACCTATAAAATCTATGAAAAACTTCAAAAACACGGAGCTAAAATTTGCTCCATGGGAATGAGTAATGATTTTGAAATCGCTATTAAATGCGGATCTAATATGGTAAGACTTGGAAGTATTTTATTTAAAAATTTAAAATAA